The genomic DNA CCGCGTCGCATTAGACAAATTCTCTATATAAGCGAATTTTCTACCGACATAAGACATATAGATGGCGACAAAAACGTCGTAGCCGACACATTATCACGAGTTGAAACAATAACATGCGCTACAGTATTAGATTACGCCGCGATTGCCCAAGCTCAAGTAGACGATACGAACTTAAAGTTATTGCGTAATCAATGTAACGATAACAAacgtaatttaattttcaaagacATAGCGATACCGACAAGCCACCTTCCGGTAACGtgtgaaacgtcaacaaataagaTTCGCCCGTATATACCGCTAAGCTTTAGGAAACAAGCGTTCGAATCAGTTCATAACTTAAGTCATCCAGGAATCCGTACTTCGCGAAAATTAGTCAAGGAAAGATTTTTCTGGGAAGGAATGAATAGTGACATAAACAAATGGACAAAAAGTTGCATTAAATGTCAGCGTGCAAAAGTATCCAGACATGTAAAAACTGAATTAGGACATTTTTCACTAGCAGAGCGATTTTCTCATATCCATGTCGATATAGTAGGCCCTTTACCTACCTCCATACAAGATTATAGATATTTAGTCACAATAATAGATCGCCAAACGGGTTGGCCCGAAGCTTATCCTATAAAGGATATCACAGCAGAGACTGTAGCCAAAGTAATATTCGAAGGATGGATTGCACGTTTTGGATGCCCTGTTAAGCTGACAAGCGACCAGGGTAGACAATTCGAAAGCAGTGTTTTTAAAGAACTTATGCGATATTTAGGCATCGATAAGAAAAGAACAACGCCTTACCATCCTCAGTCGAACGGGATGATCGAGCGTTGGCACCGTTCTTTAAAAGCAGCTCTAATGGCGAGGCTAAATTCAACGACTTGGGTAGACGAGCTACCAATAGTTTTGTTAGGTTTACGTGCCGCCAATCGCGATGATACAGGTGTTAGTGCTGCAGAGTTAACTTACGCAACACCTTTACGTTTACCTGGCGATTTCTATAACGATACAGACACTAAAATTTTAGATAATTGCCAATATGtacagaaattacaaaatatcattaaaaacttaaaaccgaAGCCGATGCGACATAAGGACGCCCGCACATTATTTGTATACCCGGATTTAGACAAGTGCACGCATGTGTTTGTACGATCTGACAGAGTAAGGAGACCTCTAGAACCTCCTTACGATGGTCCCTTTAGAGTGATAGGTAGAAAAGATAAGACTTATTTAATAGATTTCTCTGGCCGTACGGCATACATATCCATTGATCGACTCAAACCTGCTTACATGTGTAAAGAATCGACAAGTAACatagttagtaataaaaataagttagataATAAGAATATAGATATAAGTACAGGTCCGGCAACAGCGATTAGCGATAATCGTTCCGCGCTCGCTAATGAATCTGCGCCTTTGCTTACAACGCGCAGCGGCCGAGTCAGTAAAAAACCTgtacgttttaatttttaagtaaacatattatagtaataagttaatgttatttgtatttccTGTCTAATTTAGAGTTAAGATTTATTAGTGATTTAAGTGTATTTGTATAAACCTATTAAATTTCGAACCATTGTTAATTGTTAAACTAGAGTGtacttgataataaatatacttattgttagtttgttagttttagctataatattgttttaagtgattGTTAAATCAATACCCcgctttgttttgttaaagtgtttcttttaaaaagggGGGGAGTAGTGTAGCGGCATAgcgtataagtacctacttaagacGTGTCAAGTTGCAACGTAAACAAAGTTACAGTTTATATTtcggatgtaataaattatagtattgtttattcatttcattgttCATTATGTGAACACGCGCACTGTGTATCCGTCTTATTAAGGAACAATATACTTTCAGTCGTCATCGGTCTTTCATTTGGTCTACACCTCAGATCACACACTACCACCCtctaaagattattttataaaatactagcggacatacatacaaatacaagaAATATATTGTCGGTGATACTCATAGACTCACTCATAAATTTGAATCTTTCTGTTCAGTCTAAATTTGAATCACTGTTAGTTACGCAGTTTATGAGTATCATCAACtatatatatctatactaatttaaaatgttacttttctttaaaatccAAACATACTCACTCTACACTCTGATATTATAAAGGATATATATTAATTTTCCAAAAGTTTAATAACTTATTGATAAAATTCTCAACATATTGAGGAtcaaattctatatttattatatccacttttttattttgactaaagTCTGGGTCAGCTATACAAAAGCAACAGTTTTTCTTTTGTGATAAATACATCTGAAGCTGCATTTGggcataatatttttctgtagccagtgcattttttatataatttttatatgttattttactaatagGACACTTAATTTCAACTATCCCATCTTCGAAAATTCCGTCTGGTGAACCAGCAATCATTGGGTACTTAGAATTTAACAAGAGGCCACActtactaacttttttttttattttgctctcAACTGTTTTTCTCACTTCATTTTCTAGAACACGGCCACGTTTCATGGCCGGAGTATCAGGAATTTTACCACCTAGTATGAGGGAAATGAGTGTGCCGTCACTTGTTTTGCATCGGCTTACTTCAAATGCTCTGGAAGCAGTTATTCGACCATATCTCAGTTCAAACCACAGAGCGCTTTTAGACTGTTCTCTTGTTTCCTCTTCCACTTTCTTGATTAAAGATgctgttatttcaattttcttcaaaaaatcTTCAACGCATCTTTCTTTAAACTTATAAGTAAGTTGATGCATTGAGATAGCCCATGTTTGACTTTCACTATAAGTAGGTTGGTATTTTAAAAGTTGACAGTGCTCAACTTTTCTCTTTCTTGCCTCTtctaaaaaattattaaaaacagatGGATTTGCTGGTAATATGGGATTTCCTTTGGACAATTCCTTCGCTGTCATATATTTAATTGTAGTACCAACTTGAGACAGTTTGGATTTCTTCCAATAGCACTCCACAGAAGTGCATGATGGTTCCTCACTTCGACGATGAACCCACATAAGGAACGCTATAGCGTGCTTACAGCCACCCTGTGATGCTACACAGTCTTGACACTGAACAGACAGGATAATGTCATCTTCTTCATCAACCACCAATGTACATCCATATAATTTGGCATAAACTTTATGTTCTGGACATATTTTGCACTTTACAGTACAAAATTTGTTTTCTCGCTTAAGCTGCACATAGCTTACGGCGTCATCTCCGTAAGAAGCTCGTGATGacctgaaataaaattatttcacattaatttatcacttgTTTACACCTCGTAATTCTAAcctcaaaattaacaaaaaattggtctacaaaataaattcacataatacagggtgactttgaattcgacgtattcctctcgggaggtgataatacaactaatttcctacaaaattagccctgaggtccttgggcggaaagtggctagtttctgagatattcaacatttttggttttggtaaaaaaatcccgaattgattacaaaaacatgaataaataaaaaaatactggttggattttagtagttttagttttaatcagttgccaatacatcagtcatcatttacaaatactaataatagcagaaatatcattcgttttaaaatagcaagtaatttcctatcaaattttgttttgtgtctctaatttggtcgatagaaaactggatttatttcaaaaaaaatatatgacactaagcgtacaaactattagaaaaacttccttggtttattagctacccagaaacgtaaaattatttacaaaattctcaaaaataaatgaattaattgatgataagtagagtgtaaagagaaaagggcaatttcaaaaacgtcttaatttgcaaaatttagttcaaagtgacctcccctatgacgaatacatgcctgaaaacgcttccttatctctatgacggtcactcttggactgaatatgcgtcttatttcgtcattgtcttcaaatatgtttcggagaagaatttcgataaaCGGCCAATTCcatctgtataaacaagggacttcatgtaaaaatcaaccggccttaggttctggtcattgtgcatgccatgtaatCATGTAGTGGGATCGCCCTGCCAATATAACACGTGGGAATCGAGACAtcctaccattgccgcacagtagttcgatactACGCTGGATGAACTATCAccatatccattattagccccaaaaaagtcaacgaaatctaaaaaagcaaaactaACAGGTCCACTGAtacggttttgattcaaatgtttgtatgggtatcattaataatgacttgattgggctctactttttacccaacaatttaaaaggtgagaattaagattaatttttaaggaatgagctaggatcattattttaaatttgaatttagaaacaagattatgagtttatCCGAATACGATGATTGTTtagtgcactatcgaactactgtgcggcagtggttggatacatCGGTTCATCAGGCGTTggattgacagggcggtcccactacatgactacatggcatgcacaatgaccagaacctaaggccgattgatttttacatgaactcccttgtttatacagacggaataggccgtgtatcgaaattcgtctccaaaacatatttgaagataatgacgaaataagacgcatattcagtccaagagtgaccgtcatagagataaggaagcatattcgggcatgtattcgtcgtagggaaggttactttgaacaatattgtgcaaataaagatgtttttgaaattgcccttttctctttacactctacttatcatcaattaattcatttgtttttgagaattttgtaaataattttacctttctgggtagctaataaaccaaggaagtttttctaatagtttgtacgcttagtgtcatatattttttttgaaataaatccagttttctgtcgaccaaattagtgacacaa from Spodoptera frugiperda isolate SF20-4 chromosome 9, AGI-APGP_CSIRO_Sfru_2.0, whole genome shotgun sequence includes the following:
- the LOC118271057 gene encoding uncharacterized protein LOC118271057, with protein sequence MEPGFVKADSNNLPRIDAIMLGRFFASNNDFCSSEFRNVKTSMSSRASYGDDAVSYVQLKRENKFCTVKCKICPEHKVYAKLYGCTLVVDEEDDIILSVQCQDCVASQGGCKHAIAFLMWVHRRSEEPSCTSVECYWKKSKLSQVGTTIKYMTAKELSKGNPILPANPSVFNNFLEEARKRKVEHCQLLKYQPTYSESQTWAISMHQLTYKFKERCVEDFLKKIEITASLIKKVEEETREQSKSALWFELRYGRITASRAFEVSRCKTSDGTLISLILGGKIPDTPAMKRGRVLENEVRKTVESKIKKKVSKCGLLLNSKYPMIAGSPDGIFEDGIVEIKCPISKITYKNYIKNALATEKYYAQMQLQMYLSQKKNCCFCIADPDFSQNKKVDIINIEFDPQYVENFINKLLNFWKINIYPL